In Halarcobacter bivalviorum, a genomic segment contains:
- a CDS encoding aminodeoxychorismate/anthranilate synthase component II, whose translation MILMIDNYDSFTYNIVQYCLELGADLKVIRNDELTIEEIEKLNPEKIIISPGPATPDDAGICLEAIKYFSDKKPILGICLGHQSIAQVFGAKVIKAKNMMHGKTSNIKQIKETKIFKDLPEEFIQTRYHSLTVEKDDLPNIIVPTSYSTDDEEIMSLEIKGKEIYGVQFHPESIMSEHGHKIIDNFLKI comes from the coding sequence ATGATTTTAATGATTGATAATTACGATTCATTTACATATAATATTGTTCAGTACTGCTTAGAATTAGGTGCTGATTTAAAAGTAATTAGAAATGACGAATTAACTATAGAAGAGATAGAAAAACTAAATCCCGAAAAAATTATAATCTCTCCAGGGCCTGCAACTCCTGATGATGCAGGTATATGCTTAGAAGCAATTAAATATTTTAGTGATAAAAAACCAATTTTAGGAATTTGCTTAGGGCATCAAAGTATTGCACAAGTATTTGGAGCAAAAGTTATAAAAGCAAAAAATATGATGCATGGAAAAACTTCAAATATAAAACAAATAAAAGAGACTAAAATTTTTAAAGATTTACCTGAAGAATTTATTCAAACAAGATACCATTCATTAACTGTTGAAAAAGATGATTTACCTAATATTATTGTACCAACTTCTTATAGTACAGATGATGAAGAGATTATGTCTTTAGAAATTAAAGGTAAAGAGATTTATGGAGTACAATTTCACCCTGAATCAATCATGAGTGAACATGGACATAAGATTATAGATAACTTCTTGAAAATATGA
- a CDS encoding glycosyltransferase family 39 protein, producing the protein MKTLTSAYKYIFLLFFFLVLSALAYNISTLSISYKEALNFFVNNSLLSIITNASTTILGQSDFALRFPFLLLYILSVVLMYKITEGFFKRESDRYINLAIFSILPGLLSASLLVNSAVIVTFFTLLYIYIYKVTSKHSYILLFLFLFLDNSYAIFFLALFFYSLKKKDNNLLIVSLLLFGLSMGIYGFDTGGKPKGFLIDTFAIYASIFSPLLFIFFFYSIYRTGIKENKTLTWYVSTTSLFFSLLLSFRQRIYIEDYAPFVVIFLPYMVKLFFHNLRIRLPQFRIKHYYLTFATLFVLVLNVSLTLFYKPLYLLIEEPKKHFAYDYNCAKELASLLKSRNINYIDSEDKELLLRLRYYGIESGNEYYLTTREQYYYDLKLDVEYFSKVLLTAYIIKEDEK; encoded by the coding sequence ATGAAAACTCTGACTAGTGCATATAAATATATATTCTTACTTTTTTTCTTTTTAGTATTAAGTGCACTAGCTTATAATATTTCAACTCTTAGTATCTCATATAAAGAGGCATTGAACTTTTTTGTAAACAACTCTTTATTGTCTATTATTACAAATGCTTCAACAACAATCTTAGGACAAAGTGATTTTGCATTAAGATTTCCTTTTTTACTACTTTATATCTTATCAGTAGTATTAATGTATAAAATTACTGAAGGCTTTTTTAAAAGAGAGTCAGATAGATATATAAACTTAGCAATTTTTTCTATCTTACCTGGTCTTTTAAGTGCTTCACTTCTTGTAAATAGTGCAGTGATAGTTACTTTCTTTACTCTTTTATATATATACATTTATAAAGTAACAAGTAAACACTCATATATACTTCTATTTTTATTTTTATTTTTAGATAACTCATATGCGATTTTCTTTTTAGCACTGTTTTTTTATTCATTAAAAAAGAAAGATAACAATCTACTTATTGTTTCTTTATTACTTTTTGGTCTTTCAATGGGGATATATGGTTTTGACACAGGAGGAAAACCTAAAGGGTTCTTAATTGATACTTTTGCAATCTATGCTTCTATTTTTTCTCCTTTACTTTTTATCTTCTTTTTCTACTCTATATATAGAACAGGAATAAAAGAGAATAAAACACTAACATGGTATGTTTCTACAACTTCTTTATTTTTCTCTTTATTATTATCATTTAGACAAAGAATATATATAGAAGATTATGCACCCTTTGTTGTAATCTTTTTACCATATATGGTAAAACTATTTTTTCATAATTTAAGAATAAGACTTCCTCAATTTAGAATCAAACACTATTACTTAACTTTTGCAACATTATTCGTATTAGTATTAAATGTAAGTTTAACACTATTTTATAAACCACTATATCTATTAATAGAAGAACCAAAAAAACATTTTGCCTATGATTATAATTGTGCAAAAGAGTTAGCTTCTTTATTAAAGAGTAGAAATATCAATTATATTGACTCAGAAGATAAAGAACTTCTATTAAGATTGAGATATTATGGTATTGAGTCAGGTAATGAATATTATCTTACTACAAGAGAACAATATTATTATGATTTAAAACTAGATGTTGAATATTTCAGTAAAGTTTTATTAACAGCATACATAATAAAAGAAGATGAAAAATAG
- a CDS encoding type II secretion system protein, whose amino-acid sequence MKNSFSLLELIFAIFLLILISSYFYFTPTNNKLQEATKRIELYLKQTRYQALIDDKKNLSDNQWHKQRWTMKFFRCSNNSGLYYVIYSDTNKLGHPNENESLLDPLTKKRVYATNSCEYNSKRSKYVLLTKEFDIVKVDISCNSTDSLGQISFGSDGKVYTKLSTKDNSFNEFELKKRCEIKLIDKNLKEKTIFIEAKSGFIGLNKAKQ is encoded by the coding sequence ATGAAAAATAGTTTTTCTCTTTTAGAGTTAATCTTTGCCATCTTCTTATTAATATTAATTTCCTCATATTTTTATTTTACCCCAACAAACAATAAACTTCAAGAAGCTACAAAAAGAATAGAACTATATTTAAAACAAACAAGATATCAAGCTCTAATTGATGATAAAAAAAATCTTAGTGATAATCAATGGCATAAACAAAGATGGACAATGAAGTTTTTTAGATGTAGTAACAATAGTGGACTTTATTATGTTATATATAGTGATACAAATAAATTAGGTCATCCAAATGAAAATGAAAGTTTACTAGATCCTTTAACAAAAAAAAGAGTTTATGCAACAAACAGTTGTGAATATAATAGTAAAAGAAGCAAATATGTATTACTTACAAAAGAGTTTGATATTGTAAAAGTAGATATAAGTTGTAATTCAACAGATAGTTTAGGACAAATATCTTTTGGTAGTGATGGAAAAGTTTATACAAAATTAAGTACAAAAGATAATAGTTTTAATGAATTTGAATTAAAAAAGAGATGTGAAATTAAACTAATTGATAAAAATTTAAAAGAAAAAACAATTTTTATAGAAGCAAAAAGTGGCTTTATAGGGCTAAATAAGGCAAAACAATAG
- a CDS encoding peptidylprolyl isomerase, translated as MFGFGRKELKEYNYSAEELAKFQYAKIDTEKGTIFVKLFNEETPNTVSNFATLANEGFYDELNFHRVIPGFMAQGGCPEGSGMGGPEWAIECETDAEKQVHNKGSLSMAHAGPNTGGSQFFICFESQPHLDRQHTVFGEIEENDEESFEVLDSIRQGDRINSIQILEKRD; from the coding sequence ATGTTCGGTTTTGGAAGAAAAGAACTAAAAGAATATAACTATTCAGCTGAAGAGTTAGCAAAATTTCAATATGCAAAGATTGATACAGAAAAAGGAACTATTTTTGTTAAACTTTTTAATGAAGAGACTCCAAATACAGTATCAAATTTTGCAACACTTGCAAATGAAGGTTTTTATGATGAATTAAACTTTCACAGAGTAATTCCAGGTTTTATGGCTCAAGGTGGATGTCCAGAAGGTTCTGGTATGGGTGGTCCTGAGTGGGCTATTGAATGTGAAACAGATGCTGAAAAGCAAGTACACAATAAAGGAAGCTTATCTATGGCTCATGCTGGTCCAAATACAGGAGGAAGCCAATTCTTTATCTGCTTTGAATCTCAACCTCATTTAGATAGACAACACACAGTTTTTGGTGAGATTGAAGAGAATGATGAAGAGAGTTTTGAAGTTCTTGATTCAATTAGACAAGGTGATAGAATTAATTCAATTCAAATTTTAGAAAAAAGAGACTAA
- a CDS encoding peptidoglycan D,D-transpeptidase FtsI family protein yields MSSKLNENDNKIKKIVILFFFILFLIIILIVSVYFTINKDRNLPSLEISKKELSVRGEIISADNFKITTSKKIYKASIDSRYLDKNKKELFIKLFSIYSNIPYKKVEEKVNESFSNPGYLVLSYNIDSKTAKNLNELGFKLRKLGVFKARKVDGGRVLRGLSIVESGEKRIYSYEDTLTPVVGYIRKYESENGKTKVKGIKGLERKFDDLLNNSKDGVLSGNRDVLSYISFNKDSTIKKRVDGANLVLNIPLKLQKNNESILDRYKQKLGAEEIIVSVMDSKTGEILSLASSNRFNPERIFQKDIPSLNVNAIEYQYEPGSVIKPVAIALVLDKNRVKKDELFFAHNTKGKPNQKGEYPKGRYKLDRFSIKDDHRFKKHYLTLDDIFIFSSNIGTLQLAQRLSGPEFFEGMKRFGFTRKTGIDLPYEKVGVMPKVWQFSANDKEKEDNVFKATVSYGQGMTSTFMQVMKAYSIFNNGGKSVTPKIVSHIEVDNEKFKKDILEGERIIKESTANEIKRMLVKTVEKGTGRAAQVEGLEIGGKTGTAQIARGGKYLKKYISSFFGFVNDGNNTYTIGVTVVDPISTGQYWYYHYAAWSAVPVFKEIVNNLVKLNYLTPKKDIISEK; encoded by the coding sequence ATGTCTTCAAAACTTAACGAGAATGATAATAAAATTAAGAAAATTGTAATTCTATTTTTTTTCATACTTTTTTTAATTATTATATTAATTGTCTCTGTTTATTTTACAATAAACAAAGATAGGAATTTACCCAGTCTAGAAATATCCAAAAAGGAGCTTTCTGTACGAGGTGAAATAATTAGTGCTGATAATTTTAAAATAACAACTTCAAAAAAAATATACAAAGCTTCAATTGATTCAAGATATTTAGATAAAAATAAAAAAGAACTCTTTATAAAACTATTTTCTATTTATAGTAATATCCCTTATAAAAAAGTTGAAGAAAAAGTAAATGAGTCTTTTTCAAACCCTGGTTATTTAGTACTATCTTATAATATTGATTCTAAAACTGCAAAAAACCTAAATGAACTTGGATTTAAACTCAGAAAACTTGGTGTCTTTAAAGCAAGAAAAGTTGATGGTGGAAGAGTTCTTAGAGGCTTAAGTATTGTCGAAAGTGGTGAAAAAAGAATCTACTCATACGAAGATACTTTAACTCCTGTTGTTGGATATATTAGAAAATATGAATCTGAAAATGGAAAAACAAAAGTTAAAGGAATCAAAGGATTAGAAAGAAAATTTGATGATTTACTAAATAATAGTAAAGATGGAGTTTTAAGTGGGAATAGAGATGTTTTATCTTATATCTCATTTAATAAGGATTCTACAATCAAAAAAAGAGTAGATGGGGCAAATTTAGTATTAAATATTCCATTAAAACTTCAAAAAAACAATGAGTCAATCTTAGATAGATATAAACAAAAACTTGGAGCTGAAGAGATTATAGTGTCAGTCATGGATAGTAAAACAGGTGAAATTCTATCTCTTGCCTCTTCAAATAGATTTAATCCAGAAAGAATCTTTCAAAAAGATATCCCTTCATTAAATGTAAATGCAATAGAGTATCAATATGAGCCAGGTTCTGTTATTAAACCAGTTGCAATTGCTTTAGTATTAGATAAAAATAGAGTTAAAAAAGATGAGCTATTCTTTGCACATAATACAAAAGGAAAACCTAATCAAAAAGGTGAATACCCAAAAGGAAGATATAAATTAGATAGGTTTTCTATTAAAGATGACCATAGATTTAAAAAACATTATCTTACACTAGATGATATTTTTATCTTTTCTTCGAATATTGGTACATTGCAATTGGCACAAAGACTAAGTGGGCCAGAATTTTTTGAAGGGATGAAAAGATTTGGTTTTACAAGAAAAACTGGAATTGATTTACCCTATGAAAAAGTTGGTGTAATGCCAAAAGTTTGGCAATTCTCTGCAAACGATAAAGAAAAAGAAGATAATGTATTTAAAGCAACTGTTTCATATGGTCAAGGTATGACTTCAACTTTTATGCAAGTTATGAAAGCCTACTCTATTTTTAATAATGGAGGTAAATCAGTTACTCCTAAAATAGTTTCACATATAGAAGTAGATAATGAAAAATTTAAAAAAGATATCTTAGAGGGTGAAAGAATTATTAAAGAATCAACAGCAAATGAAATAAAAAGAATGTTAGTAAAAACTGTTGAAAAAGGAACAGGTAGAGCTGCACAAGTTGAAGGTTTAGAAATTGGTGGAAAAACAGGTACTGCACAAATTGCAAGAGGTGGTAAATATCTTAAAAAATATATCTCATCATTCTTTGGTTTTGTAAATGATGGAAATAATACTTATACTATTGGAGTAACTGTTGTTGATCCAATTTCTACAGGTCAATATTGGTATTACCACTATGCTGCATGGTCAGCTGTACCAGTTTTTAAAGAAATTGTTAATAACCTAGTTAAGTTAAACTATCTTACACCAAAAAAAGATATAATTTCAGAAAAATAA
- a CDS encoding FtsW/RodA/SpoVE family cell cycle protein, whose translation MHSNKNQIKNNRIYQADYVLFLLVSALIITSIIFSYSLSVYTVQYFEYNQFHFFIRQLFVGVLSIFIMWGFSLLNPDKIVNKLGMFLFITFFILMAIMPFLPASLVTASGGANRWIRLPGFSLSPVEFFKIGFIYFLSWSFHRRLIEIPKKITLKEEFILLLPYFFSFIIIVFIIAFLQKDLGQVVLLGGILFILLIFANRSYKVFVTLGLVGVIALVGLIVAAPHRIQRIFSWWAMVQDGILMVLPSWADKYLRIEDLPEPYQVSHSLNAMNNGGMFGQGLGLGDIKLGFLSEVHTDFVLAGITEEIGFVGLVLISVLMFLIVLRIFKISGRVENKIYHLFTIGVALMIIIAFLINSYGISGMIPIKGIAVPLVSYGGSSMLSMAIAIGLVLSISKSVDLRKKVK comes from the coding sequence ATGCATTCTAACAAAAATCAAATTAAAAATAATAGAATTTATCAAGCTGATTATGTACTATTTTTATTGGTATCAGCACTTATTATAACTAGTATAATATTTTCATATTCATTAAGTGTATATACAGTGCAATATTTCGAGTACAATCAGTTTCACTTTTTTATAAGACAACTATTTGTGGGAGTTTTATCTATTTTTATTATGTGGGGTTTTTCTTTACTAAATCCTGATAAAATTGTAAATAAATTGGGAATGTTTCTTTTTATAACTTTTTTTATTCTTATGGCTATTATGCCTTTTTTACCAGCTTCTTTAGTAACTGCTTCTGGTGGAGCTAATAGATGGATTAGGCTTCCTGGTTTTTCACTTTCGCCTGTAGAATTTTTTAAAATAGGGTTTATCTATTTTCTTTCTTGGTCTTTTCATAGAAGATTGATTGAGATTCCTAAAAAAATTACACTTAAAGAAGAGTTTATTTTATTACTTCCATATTTTTTCAGTTTTATTATTATTGTATTTATTATTGCTTTTTTACAAAAGGATTTAGGTCAAGTTGTTTTATTAGGTGGTATTTTATTTATTCTTTTGATTTTTGCAAATAGATCTTATAAAGTTTTTGTTACTTTAGGTTTAGTTGGAGTAATTGCTTTAGTTGGTCTTATTGTTGCAGCACCTCATAGAATTCAGAGAATTTTTTCATGGTGGGCAATGGTTCAAGATGGAATATTAATGGTTTTACCTTCTTGGGCTGATAAATACCTAAGAATTGAAGATTTACCAGAACCTTATCAAGTTTCACACTCTTTAAATGCAATGAACAACGGAGGAATGTTTGGACAAGGTTTAGGTTTAGGGGATATAAAATTAGGATTTTTATCTGAAGTTCATACAGACTTTGTTTTAGCTGGTATTACAGAAGAGATAGGTTTTGTTGGTTTAGTATTAATTAGTGTTTTAATGTTTTTAATAGTACTTAGAATTTTTAAAATTAGTGGAAGAGTTGAAAATAAGATATATCATCTATTTACTATTGGTGTAGCTTTAATGATAATTATTGCATTTTTAATTAACTCTTATGGTATTTCAGGAATGATTCCAATTAAAGGTATTGCTGTACCTCTTGTAAGTTATGGTGGTTCTTCAATGTTGTCTATGGCAATTGCAATAGGGCTTGTATTATCTATTAGTAAATCTGTTGATTTGAGAAAAAAGGTTAAATAA
- a CDS encoding UDP-N-acetylglucosamine--N-acetylmuramyl-(pentapeptide) pyrophosphoryl-undecaprenol N-acetylglucosamine transferase, with protein MKETVVITGGGTGGHLKVADAFIEEFHKRGFKVIFIGSANGQDPNWFEDDKRLKKAFFLDTKGVVNKSFFGKIKALMQIVSQVSKCRTIFEKFNISRVISVGGFSAAPATFAAITTVDCYLFIHEQNSVMGKLNEKTARFASEIYSSFLPQSPVKDYPVNDDFFDNARIRDELKSVIFLGGSQGARAINDFALKVATDLTRLKIKIIHQTGKADFERVKDAYENLGIEADVFAFTNNLPEKMNEADFAVSRAGASTLWELCANSLPTLFIPFPHAAKDHQYTNAKFLEDKGLCYLLREEELSKEKFIEILKKDNYIISKKLVDSIKYNAIESIVDDMLDKS; from the coding sequence ATGAAAGAGACAGTTGTTATAACTGGTGGTGGAACTGGTGGACACCTTAAAGTTGCAGATGCTTTTATTGAAGAGTTTCATAAAAGAGGCTTTAAAGTAATTTTTATTGGTTCAGCAAATGGGCAAGACCCTAATTGGTTTGAAGATGATAAGAGATTAAAAAAGGCTTTTTTCTTAGATACTAAAGGTGTTGTAAATAAAAGTTTTTTTGGAAAAATAAAAGCTTTAATGCAAATTGTTTCTCAAGTAAGTAAATGTAGAACAATTTTTGAAAAATTTAATATAAGTAGAGTTATTAGTGTTGGTGGATTTTCTGCTGCACCTGCTACTTTTGCTGCAATTACAACAGTTGATTGTTATTTATTTATACATGAACAAAATTCAGTTATGGGTAAACTAAATGAAAAAACAGCAAGATTTGCTTCTGAAATTTACTCTTCATTTTTACCTCAATCTCCTGTAAAAGATTATCCAGTAAATGATGATTTTTTTGATAATGCAAGAATAAGAGATGAGTTAAAATCTGTTATTTTCTTAGGTGGTTCTCAAGGTGCAAGAGCTATTAATGATTTTGCATTAAAAGTTGCTACAGATTTAACAAGATTAAAAATTAAAATTATTCATCAAACAGGAAAAGCAGATTTTGAAAGAGTAAAGGATGCTTATGAAAATTTAGGTATAGAAGCTGATGTTTTTGCTTTTACAAATAATTTACCAGAAAAGATGAATGAAGCAGATTTTGCAGTAAGTCGTGCAGGTGCTTCAACTTTATGGGAGCTTTGTGCAAACTCTTTACCTACACTTTTTATTCCCTTCCCCCATGCAGCAAAAGATCATCAATATACAAATGCAAAATTCTTAGAAGATAAAGGTTTATGCTATTTATTAAGAGAAGAAGAGTTATCCAAAGAGAAGTTTATTGAGATATTAAAAAAAGATAACTATATAATAAGTAAAAAATTAGTTGACTCTATAAAATATAATGCTATAGAGTCAATTGTTGATGATATGTTAGATAAAAGTTAA
- a CDS encoding undecaprenyl-diphosphate phosphatase — protein MTIYDSFILGVIEGITEFLPISSTGHLIVASEFLGIDQTSVNKAYEVIIQFAAILAVVLNYPSKFTFSHINLWTKVFIAFLPIAIIGFIFSDYVKAMFSIEIVAWMFIIGGIVFLIVEKYYDESKHTTSDVEDITFKQSLYIGLAQIFALIPGTSRAGSSIIGAMLVGLNRKASAEFSFLLAFPVMCATTGYDVLKHHEELMMSGNLINLAIGFVVSFVVAFIAIKLFLKFLENFTFVAFGIYRIVFGVLLLTFI, from the coding sequence ATGACAATATATGATTCATTTATTTTAGGAGTTATTGAAGGTATTACAGAGTTTTTACCTATCTCTTCAACTGGACACTTAATTGTTGCCAGTGAATTTTTAGGAATTGATCAAACCTCAGTAAATAAAGCTTATGAAGTAATTATTCAGTTTGCTGCAATCTTAGCAGTTGTATTAAACTATCCATCTAAATTTACTTTTTCACATATTAATTTATGGACAAAAGTATTTATTGCTTTTTTACCTATAGCAATAATAGGATTTATCTTTTCTGATTATGTTAAAGCAATGTTCTCAATTGAGATTGTTGCTTGGATGTTTATTATAGGTGGGATTGTTTTCTTAATAGTTGAAAAATATTATGATGAGTCAAAACATACTACTTCAGATGTTGAAGATATAACTTTCAAACAATCATTATATATAGGACTTGCTCAAATCTTTGCTTTAATACCTGGTACTTCAAGAGCAGGTTCTTCTATTATTGGAGCAATGCTTGTTGGATTAAATAGAAAAGCTAGTGCTGAATTCTCTTTTCTTTTAGCTTTTCCTGTTATGTGTGCAACTACAGGTTATGATGTATTAAAACACCATGAAGAATTAATGATGTCTGGAAATTTAATAAATCTTGCTATTGGATTTGTAGTATCTTTTGTTGTTGCATTTATTGCAATAAAACTATTCTTAAAATTCCTAGAAAACTTTACTTTTGTAGCCTTTGGAATTTATAGAATAGTATTTGGTGTATTACTTTTAACTTTTATCTAA
- a CDS encoding MqnA/MqnD/SBP family protein, translating to MLFAKIDFINLLPFHVYIKRNIKSNQVKAIIEYKKSYPSIINSRFKKRKVDSAFISSIASRGEKRLDLGIIARNEVQSVILIPGEEKEDYQSETSNALAKVLGLKGKVLIGDKALKYFHDAEDKNFIDLALAWQEKYNLPFVFATLCVNKNEKYLKKITKRFNKRTIYIPQYILESYSKRSGISKSAILDYLKKIDYDIGIKEKRAIKKFLQLTKSL from the coding sequence ATGTTATTTGCTAAAATAGATTTTATTAATTTACTTCCATTTCATGTATATATTAAAAGAAATATCAAATCAAATCAAGTTAAAGCCATAATAGAATATAAAAAATCTTATCCTTCTATTATTAATAGCAGATTCAAAAAAAGAAAAGTAGATTCTGCTTTTATCTCTTCAATTGCATCAAGGGGAGAGAAAAGACTTGACCTTGGAATTATTGCAAGAAATGAAGTACAATCAGTAATTTTAATACCTGGAGAAGAAAAAGAAGATTATCAAAGTGAAACTTCAAATGCTCTTGCTAAAGTATTAGGATTAAAAGGAAAAGTTCTAATTGGAGACAAAGCTTTAAAATATTTCCATGACGCAGAAGATAAAAATTTTATAGACCTTGCTCTTGCTTGGCAAGAGAAATATAACTTACCTTTTGTTTTTGCAACCTTGTGTGTAAATAAAAATGAAAAATATTTAAAAAAAATCACTAAAAGATTTAATAAAAGAACTATCTATATTCCACAATATATTTTAGAAAGCTATTCAAAAAGAAGTGGAATCTCAAAGAGTGCTATTTTAGATTATTTGAAAAAGATTGATTATGATATTGGAATCAAAGAAAAAAGAGCAATCAAAAAATTTTTACAATTAACAAAGAGTTTATAA
- a CDS encoding MoaD/ThiS family protein yields MVKVEFLGPINKEALNVDISNLNELSSLLKEDQEVCKWLENCAVAVNDTLVATKDVALSDGDRVSLLPPVCGG; encoded by the coding sequence ATGGTAAAAGTAGAATTTCTAGGCCCAATTAATAAAGAAGCATTAAATGTAGATATTTCTAATTTAAATGAGCTAAGTTCTTTATTAAAAGAAGACCAAGAAGTATGTAAATGGTTAGAAAACTGTGCTGTTGCAGTTAATGATACATTAGTAGCTACAAAAGATGTAGCTTTAAGCGATGGAGATAGAGTATCTTTATTACCTCCTGTATGTGGTGGGTGA
- a CDS encoding molybdopterin synthase catalytic subunit, with protein MEKLQLFEGSLPVEQITNSWYQEFKTSNYGAIITFVGVVRDENSIEGLSFDIYEPILKSWFDSWQKKANEKNAIVLMAHSRGDVLNHESSYIAAVCSPKRRVALEMIDEFVEDFKAQAPIWKYDIIAGKRVYAEDRSTKIQGSGILN; from the coding sequence GTGGAAAAATTACAGCTTTTTGAAGGTTCTTTACCTGTTGAACAAATAACTAACTCTTGGTATCAAGAGTTCAAAACTTCTAACTATGGAGCAATTATTACTTTTGTTGGGGTAGTTAGAGATGAAAACTCAATTGAAGGTTTATCTTTTGATATTTATGAACCTATTTTAAAATCTTGGTTTGATTCTTGGCAAAAAAAAGCAAATGAAAAAAATGCAATTGTTTTAATGGCTCATTCAAGAGGAGATGTATTAAATCATGAAAGTTCTTATATTGCAGCTGTTTGTTCTCCCAAAAGAAGAGTAGCTTTAGAGATGATTGATGAATTTGTAGAGGATTTTAAAGCACAAGCTCCTATTTGGAAATATGACATTATAGCTGGGAAAAGAGTTTATGCTGAAGATAGAAGTACAAAAATTCAAGGTTCAGGTATCTTAAATTGA
- the hisJ gene encoding histidinol-phosphatase HisJ encodes MSSKQRVDLHNHTTLCNHANGTTEEYVKRAIEVGIDTFGFADHAPMNFDPKYRMDISQKEFYENDIKFLQEKYKSKIEILLAYEVDFMQNKTLMLDEILNAKVDYLIGSVHFIQEKNSELWGFDNPEFIGKYKEKNIDDIWADYFSVIEEMAKSKLFDVVGHFDLIKVFKYLPNKDIKLLAKKAMSEIKKANMVLEINAAGLRKPINETYPSKELLELAYEMNIPITFSSDAHEIEQIGFKYDEVSSLAKNIGYTTCIKFKNREKIVVNF; translated from the coding sequence ATAAGCAGTAAACAAAGAGTAGATTTACATAATCATACAACTTTATGTAACCATGCTAATGGAACTACTGAAGAGTATGTTAAAAGAGCAATAGAAGTAGGAATTGATACTTTTGGTTTTGCAGACCATGCTCCTATGAACTTTGATCCCAAATATAGAATGGATATCTCTCAAAAAGAGTTTTATGAAAATGATATAAAATTTTTACAAGAGAAATATAAAAGTAAAATAGAAATCTTATTAGCCTACGAAGTTGATTTTATGCAAAATAAAACTTTGATGTTAGATGAAATTTTAAATGCAAAAGTTGATTACTTAATAGGTTCTGTTCATTTTATTCAAGAAAAAAACAGTGAGCTTTGGGGGTTTGATAATCCTGAATTTATAGGCAAGTATAAAGAAAAAAATATTGATGATATTTGGGCTGACTATTTTTCAGTTATTGAAGAGATGGCTAAATCAAAACTTTTTGATGTGGTTGGACATTTTGATTTAATAAAGGTTTTTAAATATCTTCCAAATAAAGATATAAAACTATTAGCAAAAAAGGCAATGAGTGAAATTAAAAAAGCAAATATGGTTTTAGAAATAAATGCTGCAGGTTTAAGAAAACCTATTAATGAAACCTATCCTTCAAAAGAGCTTTTAGAATTAGCATATGAAATGAATATTCCTATTACTTTTTCTTCAGATGCACATGAAATTGAGCAGATTGGATTTAAGTATGATGAGGTAAGTTCTTTAGCTAAGAATATCGGTTATACAACTTGTATAAAATTCAAGAATAGAGAAAAAATAGTAGTTAATTTTTAG